In the Oncorhynchus gorbuscha isolate QuinsamMale2020 ecotype Even-year linkage group LG05, OgorEven_v1.0, whole genome shotgun sequence genome, one interval contains:
- the LOC124035259 gene encoding small integral membrane protein 15-like, with translation MIDMRAWAEYLVEWAAKDPYGFLTTVILALTPLFIASALLSWKLAKMIEVRDREQKKKQKRQENIAKAKRTKKD, from the coding sequence ATGATTGACATGCGGGCGTGGGCGGAGTACCTGGTGGAATGGGCGGCCAAGGACCCGTACGGCTTTCTGACCACTGTCATCCTGGCACTTACACCCCTCTTCATCGCCAGCGCCCTGTTGTCGTGGAAATTGGCCAAGATGATTGAAGTGCGCGATCGCGAACAGAAGAAGAAACAGAAACGTCAGGAGAATATCGCCAAGGCCAAGCGGACCAAGAAAGACTGA